A stretch of DNA from Penaeus chinensis breed Huanghai No. 1 chromosome 1, ASM1920278v2, whole genome shotgun sequence:
tcttttcttttccctaggCCTATATCTGTGTTCTGTCCTCATCCCTTTAggcctaccctctctctctctctctttttctttctttatttctttctctttcttattttatctttctctctctcttctcttttttccctcttttctcgctcttctatctcttctctcttctctctctctctctctctctctctctctctctctctctctctctctctctctctttctcaatctctgtctcttactctttccctccctccctccccactctctctcactctctttctctttctctttcattctctgcctCCCCCCAGCCCCAGGACCCAAGTGATCTATCTCTGGCTGTCGCGGTTCTCgtctaatataaaaataaaagtgtacTGTGTGGCCGCTGTCGGGCGGGTCGGCTGTTTAGTTAGGGGACGGGCAAAGGTGTGTATTTGGTTTAATAACCACGTACGCTTTATTTTTCAGCGTTTTTGCGTCGTTAAGGGCTGGCGAGGAGAGTCTAATTGGGTGCGGTTTGATTCTGGTCGTTTTTCAGTATCATTTTAGAagttgttgttagttttattgtcGGTTGATCAGTTCGTTGTACGTTTGGAATTAAGCTTACGCACGCACTTACGCTctcatgcacgcactcacacacacacacacacacgcacgcacgcacgcacgcacgcacacacacacacacacacacacacacacacacacacacacacacacacgcgcgcacaccttGGATTGGATCTATAACCTATTTCGCGCTCTTAGAGCTTGACACCACACTACTTCCAATAGCATAAAAGGAACGCATTTATTCTTTtacctcgttctttttcttttctcttttaagaATGCAATCCGACGCACGAACTCCCGTTATTGCTCACGTTGATCTTCGCGTGATTGGCCGTCGACATCAATCACTCGAAATCATGCAAAATTTGTCAAGCGAAAGTAGaagtagcgaaaaaaaaaatattcacatgaaGGAAAGCGGGTATTGTCGGCGATAATGTAAAGAGTATTTCGAAGCCGGTATGTCAACATTCCACAAGCGCTAATGTCTTTTATAGCCTCCGAATGCGTTATAGAGTCCCTTGTGctaaggggcgagggggagaagggggagggggagggacgtcgGAATTGGTAGGGggcggggcaggggcagggacatcTCGGGTCGTATAtgcattggtgttgttattttcgGTATGCGGTTGTCAGCGTATgaccgtgtatgtatgtacgtgcatgcgtgtttgtggttGATACTTGGGAAGGAATGTTGTCGATTTCTGTGGCCTCTACGCGTGCATAGATTCGATTGTGCGCGCATTCCTCCATAAGGGTTTGGCATTCGACTTCAGAAAGGTGGCGCtgtggtgtgtgtattattaAATGCAGGCATACTTGGCCTGAAAACTGACTGGCCAAAAGGAGACTAGAATGCGCATACCAGAGACATGGACGAAATTTACTGTACTAGCCTGCGTGCAACGAAAACAAACAagatacgaagaaaagaaagtaaatagatGTAGCCAATCGCCGAGCCAATTTCACACAGCATTCCCAGCCGTCGGTCGACcataaagaataaatagatgaataaataaataaacgaaggaCATATATAAGAGAGGGCGAGAGTCATTGTTTTGACGGcgatctctccccccttccccttgccccccctctcccctctctccctccggagTACCAAGGGGCCTAGGACCTTCTGCTCTTATTGTTATGATGGTCCGCGATGAAGATGGAGGTGGTCAGCTGATACGAATCGGGGAgacgagggtggaagggggggaggggaggggggacacgGGGAGGGAGAGTATTATAtgggacggaagggaagggggagagggggaggggaagattttAAGGGGtctgaggggatggggagagaaaaggaggagggaaggtaggagataaaaggggaggaggggaggtaagggagggaagggagggggagggaaggtaagagagggaacgggagagggaagggagggggagggaaggaaggggattggagaggggaagggaggtggaagttGTAAGGGGGCACTGAATAGGTTGTGATTTGAGGAAAAAATatggtgatgggggggaggggggtatgtatGAGTGCTACAATATTAAAGGGAAGATCTGGAAGGAAATGTAGTTtgaagacgagagaaaagagggagggaaaaagtgagagaaaatagatCAGAGGAAATCACTATTCCGTGTTTGATATTTATTCGATCGATCTACTTGCCAAAGATAAGTAAAcaactctttttttcctctctttcttcttcctttttacctgGAGGATTTCTGCTTTGGTTATTACTTAATCATAGCTCTCCAGAGGCGTCCACGTGTGCTACTGTTACCGGCGAGGCTGTTAGCGCCCCACTTGGCCCCCGCTAAAGTAGCATTCTATATTCATGGGCAGAGCGTCCGTCAAATGTCGTGGCGTATCGTTGGAGTTAATCTATAAGGGGGTAGGCCAGACCCACCGggcatcccttcccccccctcatcatcccctctctctcctctccccccttctccctctcccccaccttataCTCCCCAACATGTAATATTTTGAGCCTCATAAAATCAAAATGTGGGTCTTTATTATACAtgtctttcatcctcctcctcctcctcctccccctcttctctcctcttccctcccttgtgCCTGCCGGGTTGCCGAGGGAGGCTGGGGAAATACGGCGGGGGAGACCGGGGAATTTCGAACCGTTTGGTCGCGTGAGGCTCGGGAGATATACCCGGTGGCTCAGAAGAGTGATGGTAAGCTGGTGGCAGGGAAGATTGATGTTGGAAGGTGGTGGCAGGGTAGGCTACGCTCGGgtgcaggggaaggaagggaaggggggcagcGCTGGgcaggggatggtgagggggagggggcagggagggggtgaaTGCAGGAGAATCATGACctgaaacaatgaaaaaaagaaaagtatatagaGATAACcccataggtagatagatagatatctaacagatagatagattgatatataggtaggtagatgagagatagataaagatagacaaacagatatatgcgCATAGGTAGAATGACAAATAGGTCCACACGCATTCACATTTATCCTCATCTGTCAGGGaagaacgatagaaagagagagagagagagatcgtcgaGGAAGAGACAAGTGGGAAGATGTGAAAAGTTATTGCAGGAGGCGGCGATGGCGGAGCAGGAGGCAACGGAAGAGATTAAAAGGTTCGGGGGATGGGAAAAAATGGGCAGTTGAGTGGCAGATGGGCGGTTTTATAGGGTAATTATAGAGGCTGTTGGAACGGGAAGTCAAACACTGGTGGTTTTACAGTAGGGGAAGGTTTAACACTgatgggagggaagtggaagtggCGATTTAATCTTTGTAGGGATGTTTGTAGGTTTAACGAAGCTGGGAGTATAGGCGGGAGGTGAGCCGCGGTCGCTCACTAAACGGTGGGCGCGGGCGGTGGGCGCGGGCGGTGGGCGCGGGCGGTGGGCGCTGGGCCGTTCTCGAGACTTAACATAGCGTGTAGGACTATTGCTTTTCtctggttttttttgtttttgtttttgttggtgttgttataagCTCCAATTGTTTGTGATTGTCATATTTTTGGGGATAAGCGGAGTGATTCTAAAGTGGGAATATTAGTGTTTTATGATGTTTTATTAAGATGAGTTCAGCAAGGGTTAAGAGATTAggcactgtgtgcgtgtgtcccctCTCGTTTATTGAAATAGGAGAGGGTCTAATTCATTTCATATTTGTcaagtgtgcgtgtatttacGTGTGGGGGAAAGGGTGCGCGCATTGgtagttcatatatgtatgtctgtatgtatatatgtatgtatgtatgtatgtatgtatgtgtgtgtgtgtgtgtataagttgcCCCGCAAGTGATCCTGGATCCTGAGTCCGAAGAAAGGACCtttaaaataaagtgaaaaagaaagcagaaaaaaaacgtctgtccgaacacacacaaacccaaatgaataaataaaccatAAGATATCTCACAAGGAGACTTCTACACGCACCTTATTCACCCGaaaccccaaccctctccccctcagcccccccccccccactactcgccccccaaaaaagaaacacTCCCATCTCCCCCATCAGAGAAATCGTTAAGGAAATAAAAcgttacaaaataaaaataaaattctagaaaaaaaaaaattataaaaaacagagcattaaaaacgtaaaaaaaaaaaaaaaaaaaaaacacagaacattaaaaaacgtaaaaaaataactcagaaaaattataaaaacgaACTCCAACCCCAGCGACCGCCCACGCCACGGCCGACGTAGATCCGGAGCGACGACGTCCTccgccctcctgctcctcctcctcctccgcctcctcctggcGCGGGAGGCGAGATGCGGAGGCCCGAGCGCCGGATTGCCGACCCGGCTCCATCCACACGTGGAATTGGGTGGCGTTGGCCCGGTTTAAGGTCGATTTTGTTCGTGTGGCGGGGCtgtgggtttgtttttgttttttttgtggtggtgtgGTAGTGTGGTTGGATGTTTGGTTGATTAGTTGGTTGTAGGAGTGTGCTTTGGGGGTTAGAGAGAGTTTGAAGTGTTTCTTTCCTTGTgtctctatctaaccatctatctgtctgtctatctacatctctttctatatatctatctatctatctatatatatatatatatatatatagataaagttatTTGGATAGGTAGACGGATAGACTGATATACGAACTTAACTGCACAGTATCCATTGGTATGCGAGCAGAAACACGTAGCCAGCCGTATCCAcagcacatagatacatacacacaaatgcatgcatcCTCACGCGCGCGCCCTCAACCACAAGCGCGCACTCACGTATGAGGTATGGAAGGAAATGCAGGTATTTATATGCGCCGGGAACGGGGGGTGATAAATATCCGCGGCGATCTTGTATTCAAATGCAGCACGTAACGCCCAGCCGGAATGGAATCCGATAGTCTCAGTCGGTGGTTCTTGATCCCATTCCGGGCTTGTCTTTGGTTATATTTAAACGGGACTATCGACGCAAATCTCGCTGCGTTTACTACTATCAGTAAATAGCGCGGGGGGCATAATCCGTGCCGCGGTTCGGCTTCgcgtaatagtaaagataagggGCGGTGGGGGTGGGAGTCTCATTAAGCACTCGGGCTTTTGtgtaaaaagagggaaagaggaataaacAAAAGTCGCTCCGTGATCGAGGCCGgcgtgggaaagaggggggaggggagggggagggatagagaaagagagagagagagaaggaagtaacaaaggtaagggagagagagagagagagagagagagagagagagagagagagagagagagagagagagagagagagagagcgagagagcgagagagcgagagagcaggaaggacgaagggagggactgagagagcgagagggggagagggaggaggtgatcgTCGAGGGTAAAACTGCGTGAAGCCAAACACTGCTTCATTCTAATTCCATTTGTGGGTGACATTCCAGGCTTCATGCGCCAGTAAGTATTTCATCAATCGGCGTGTGtcgggatagagggagggattaAAGATAGGAATAGGATACGGGTAGGAtagggcgagggaggggtggCTGGAGGGGGCCTTAGAGActtcggggagggagagagggaggaaagagaggatggaagaaagaaagaaagaaagaaagaaagaaagaaagaaagaaagaaagaaagctggCAACattgtacctctctctcttctcgtcctttcgtttctcttttctctctcttctcgcttctttcttctctcttttatctcgttCACTgccccctctccgcctctctctctctctctctctctctctctctctctctccctccctccctccctccctccctccctccctccctccctccctccctccctccctccctccctccttccctcccttccctcttccctttccctttccctttccctttccctcacccttcccctcccttcctctctctccctccctctctctccctccctccctccttctttctcttgctcgctcgctttgGTAGCCTATTGCCAATACAATGCCTGGCTGGTACTGAAAGAGAATATTGATGCGggattataatattaaaatgcCTGTTATTGAACCAGGTTtgatttcgctctttctctttcatttccttgtcTACCTAAGTCCACTGGGAAATAGAGAAGTAATAGTGTATTTCCTTTATATCTAAATGCACCCGATAAGGTTGTTTTTCCTATtccattttatgttatttttatcatgactgTCATCACAATTATATCCTATAATCACTCTTTGTCATCACCATATCTAACGGGTAAACACATCATTAattcccttcctctattttttatcAAGACTTATCAAACGTCAAATTCTTTTCTTGCATCGGCTGTATACATTCTTGGTTAATCTTTATGGGGGAGGCAAATAACATCCAAAATTTAATTATCCAGCTCTAACACAAGCGACATCGAGAtcccctcttttcaccctccctgCTCACCATCCTTCACCATTTCTCACCATCCTTCGGGAGAACATCATTTTATTCATCACTAATTCCCTTACACAGCTTCTATTTCCGGGCATTAAGAGCCTAGGAAACGCCCACGAGGATTAGCAGTATTgacccttattctttctttccacaGAGACTGTCGTGTGGTTCGCGACCCACACACCCTCAAGTCCAAGGGTTACGGATTCGTTTCCTTCGTTAAAAAAGCGGTGAGTGTTATGTAATTATTCGTTTCTGttattgtaaaaaaaaggaagttcGAGAAatcaagatttatttttttcaccgGATTTCCTttcaatgttttgttttattgttgttattattgttaatactactattagcagtagtagtagtacttcgTAAGAGGCGTTCTTTGCCCCTGCTTGCCATTGTGACCTCGGCTCCTGTGGCAACGAGGCAAAGGTGTGCTTCGTGTCCATCCTTCAGTTCAGATATAGGGTCACGTCCGGAGGCCCTCGGAGACTGTGGGTCCACGTGTTTGGTTTCAGTCACGTCGCGTCGGAGATCTTCCTCGCCTCTTTACCTCCTGCGATTCATCTCGTCCGGCAGATGATACAGATTATGCAGATAACATAGGTCCCTTCACAATGCTTTCCTTTGAATAGTAATGTCTGTTAAGTTAATCCTTGCTCTCATCTACATGGATACGCAAGTCTGTATCGTGATCTTTTGTTGATATAATATAGCATCATTAGTTTGATTTAGCTTTAGATGCGATGTATTAACAGACCGTTAAATATAATGGTTATTGCAAATAAAGTGAAGGAAATAGTGC
This window harbors:
- the LOC125032155 gene encoding nucleolysin TIAR-like → MTSLATGRFRKEMKINWATSPGSQGKVDTSKHYHIFVGDLSPEIETHTLREAFAPFGEISDCRVVRDPHTLKSKGYGFVSFVKKAVCFVSILQFRYRVTSGGPRRLWVHVFGFSHVASEIFLASLPPAIHLVRQMIQIMQIT